DNA from Mycobacterium bourgelatii:
CGATACTGGCTGCGGTAGTGATTCATGTGCATCCGAGTCATCGTGAGCAGGGTGGCGTTGAGGCCCGAGATGGAGTCGAACGTGCGAATGTGGTCGGGCCGCTCGGCGAGGTAGCGGAACAACCGGCGGTTGGCGATGGTGTAGTCGATGAGCATGTCGATTGACGATTCGATCGCCGATTCCGGACGTTCGAGAGTGATCGCTCTGAGCATCTCCTCGATAGCGGGTGCCTGTTCGGCGGCGAGCCGCTCGATCGCGGCTTTGATGATTTCTTCCTTGTTCGGAAAGTATTGATAGATCGATCCCTTGCTGACGCCGGCCTTCTCGGCGATCAGGTTGGTGGTGATCTGCTCGGGTGCGTACCTGCGCAGCAGCGACGCGGTCGTGCCGATAATTTTTGCGACCATATCGCGGGACCGTGCCTGTTGGGGCGCTTTGCGACGCCCTGAACTGGACTTTGTTGCGCCCACTACCGCTCCTAATGCGACTTGAATGCGACCTGACGGTCATATTAGCTTTCGACGGCATAACTTGAGGGAGGGTTAACGACGATGACCGCCACTAGGGATCTCGCGGAGCCGGACGTCAGCGCGCCCATTGACGCGCCCATTGAACTGGTTCCGCCGGACTCCATCACCGCCGAGCACACCGGACGTTGGACCTTTCTCATGCTCGAGGGCGCGGCGTTCATGATGCAGGCCATGCATCCGGTCATCGGCGAGATGGTCGGCCGATACTCCGCGGCCTTCCACGGCGACCCCGCCGGTCGTGCGATACGTTCCGTTGACTCCGTGTTGCGCTGGACGTATGGCCTCACCGAAGCCGCGGCCGAGGGCGACCGCGTTCGGGCGATGCACCAGCCGATCACCATGAAGAGCGCCCGCACCGGAAAACAGATCAGCGCGCTGAACCCGGAGGCGTACCAGTGGGTGATCGCCACCGGCTACATCGGCTACGTGCAGGCCGGTCGGCTGCTGATCGGCCGGGAATTCACCGACGCTGAGAAAGACGAACTGCTGCGGGACAATCGTCGGCTGGCTCGACTGCTGCACGTGCCGATGCGCGGCTATCCCGAGTCGCAACAGGAGATGGCCGACTACTACGAGTCGATGATCGACAAGCTGCAAGGCACTCCGGAGGCGTTGCAGTTGATCCACGACTTGAAGACGGGCCAAGTCGACCTGCCGCCGTTTGTTCCGAAACCGTTGGTCCCGTTGGCGAGAACCGCACTGCGGCCCGCGCTGCGTTTCAATTACCTATCGGTCGTCGGATTGCTCGATCCGCGTCTTCGCAAGAAGCTCGGTGTCACTTGGAGCGCCAAAGAGGAACGGGAGCTCACCCGGACGTACGCCGTGATCCGCAACGCCTACCGAGTGCTGCCGGACCGGCTCACCTATTTCCCGTTGGCGTATCACGCGCGCAAACACCATCAGTGCCTCGAGAAGATGAAGCGGCGCCAAGAGAAGTCATTCGCATACCACCTGCCGAAGGACCCGCCGAAGGCGCGATAACGGGGTCATACTCCGACGACTCGCTCGAGGTCTTTGAGCGAGGTCTCCAGATGGTCGAGTAGACGCTGCAGGTGCGGTACGGCCCGGCGACAGCCCACGAGCCCGAAGTCAAGACGATCACCGCTGCTCACAAGGGTGATGTTGAGCGCCTGCCCATTGGCCGCGATCGACATCGGGTAGCTGCCCTGCAACTGGGCGCCATTGGCGTACAGCGGTTTCCGCGCACCGGGAACATTGGAGATGCACACATTGAACGGCGGCGGGCCGGCGGCCGTACCCATGACTCCACCCAACACCACCGGTGAGAGCAACATCATTCCCAGAGCCATGGCCTGCTGCCTGGGAAGTTGGGCCAGCACGGCCTTGTTGTTGCGCATGCAGGTGCTGATCGTGTCCAAGCGCTGGGCGGGGTCGTCGAGATGTGTGGCCAAGTTGGCCAGTACCGCTCCCACGGCGTTACCCCCGGCCGCCTCGTCGGCGCCCCGAAGGCTGACTGGAACCATTGCAACCAACGGCTTTTCGGGCAACGCATCCTGATCGGCGAGGTAGGCGCGCAGAGCGCCGGCGCACATCGCGAGCACGACGTCATTGACCGTGACGCCGGCGGCATTCTTGACGTCCTTGACGCGCTGTAGCGACCACGACTGTGCAGCGCAACGTCGAGCCCCGCCGATCGGAACATTGAGCCTGGTACGAGGCGCCCGGAACGGTAACGTGAGCTGTTGCTCGAGCAACGCGGCGCGTGCCAGGCCGAGCGTCGAGGTACCAAGGCGGGGAACCGATTTGATCGCCCCACCCAGCGTCTGCCACCTCGACGGAGCGTCGGTGCGCTCACCGGCATTGATCGGGCTCGCCCACGGCGCGCGGACCGTTCTGTCGAGTTCGTCCGCCGCGAGTGCATTCTGCAGAAAGTTGATGGTCGATATGCCGTCGACGAGGCCGTGGTGAATCTTGGTGTAGACGGCGAAGCGTCCGTCGTTAAGCCCTTCGACGACGTGGGTCTCCCACAGTGGACGATGCCGGTCCAGCACGCCGGAATGCAGCCGCGAGGTGAGTTCGAGTAGCTCCCGCACTCTTCCGGGGCCCGGCAGCGCCGAGTGTCGGACGTGATAGTCGAGATCGACATCGGGCGCGGAAGACCAGATGGCGTTTCGTCCTCCCGGCACCGTCGTTGGGTGCTTGCGGAAGAGTGGCTGGACCTCGTCGCAGGACCGAAGCGCCCGAACGTAATTGCGGACGAATTCTGACCCAGCACCTTCGGGCGTTTTGAAGAGCTGCAACCCCGCCACATGCATCGGTTGTCCGGGCGACTCAGCGAGCAGCATCATCGATTCGATTGGTGACATCAGGTCCATGACTTGTCCTCAGTGTTGGCGGTGCTAGGGGAGCGTGCTGCAAAAGTAGGGACTGAGCGGCTGGGAAGCCTCGTGTCGCGGTGCCAACGTCGATCCTGGCGATTGTGGCCACGTCACAAAGAGGAGTACGTTCATCCTCCATGGAGCTCGCGTGGGAACCACTGCGTGAGCCGGGCGCCGAGGACGTCTGGAAGATGTTGCTGCGCCCGATTGCAGCCGAAATGCGCACAGGTGCAGTGGAACTCGCCGAGTTGGCCGTCGCCCGGGTGCAGGCCGAGATGCCGATGCTGTTTCCCGACCCGCAGTCGGTACCGGAAAACGTAGTGAGCACAGCGGCGAGCATCCGCCAACTGGCTGACATCATCGACGTGGCCGGTGACCCTCGCACAGTCGAATTACCGGCGCCGACCGTGGCGCTCGCCCGCGCCGGAGTGCAACGGCAGATTCCCCTCGCCAGCTTGATGAGGTTCTACCGGGTGACCCATGAGTTGTTGTGGCAATGGATGTGGGATCGCATCACCACGGCCGCGATCGGTCAGAAGCAGCAAGCCGAGGCGTTGCGCCTTGTCTCCAACTGGATGTTCGGTTACGTCGACGCGGCCTTGAACCGAGCAGAGCAGGCATACGAGGCCGAACGCGAAAGTTGGCTACGGAATACGGCCGCCGCCCGTACCGACGCAATCGCCGACATTTTGAGCCGGCGGGAACGTGACCCGCAGCGGGCGTCCAAGCGGTTGCGCTACGACGTCAACAGGTACCACGTCGGGGTCGTCGCGTGGGTCGATGCGATACCGGACAGCGGCGACGCTCAGTCCATGCTGAGCGAGGCGCTCACCATCCTGGGGCGGGAAATGGGCGGGGAAACCACCCTCATCCACCCGGCCGGTTCGCTGGCGGCGTTCGGCTGGTTCAGTCGGCAAAGCGCCTTCGACGCAAGTGCTTTCGCTGACGTCGCCGACGGGGTGGGCGGGCCCGGACTTCCCGACGGCGTTCGGGTTGGGATCGGCGAAGCCGGACACGGTCTGCAGGGCTTTCGGTCCACTCATCTGGAGGCATCCAGTGCCCGCCGGGTCGCCTCGCTGGCCGGGACACGCGCCGGCGCACTGACGCGATACCGCGATGTCGCGATCCCCGCGTTGGCCAGTTGCGATGCGCAGCAGGCGGCATCGTTCGTTCTTCGGGTGCTCGGTCCACTGGCCGCCGACGATGAGGCGACCTACCGGGTCGCCATGACGTTGTCGGTGTACCTGCAGGAGAACCGCAGCCGGTCCCGAGCTGCGAAGCGACTCACCGTGCACCCCAACACTATTAGTTACCGTGTCGATCAGGCTCAAATGATCCTTGGCCGCAGCATTGACACCGACACGCTCGATCTCGCCATGGCGTTGTTATTGCTGCCCATGCTGCCGGGGCTCGTAGCGGAGGCATCGCCCCGCCCGCACGCACTGTGACCTGAGTACAAACCAGGAAACCAACCTTGGCGTCGCAACCTAAGGAATCTGCGGCGCCCGGCCCTACCGTCTTCGGCAGTTGGCCTGCTGGCCACCGGCCCATCACGAAGCAAGGAGACCCCGATGCAAACGCTGCAAGAACTCGACGTCAACTACATGAGCGGCGCCGACAACCCCTGGATCCCGTTCATCCCGTTGAGCGACCAGGTGTTCCTGAAGTACTGGAAGATCGACCCGGTCCGCGGCGAGATCGTCGTCTCGATGAAGTTTCCCGCCGGTCTGGAGTTGGCCTCGCACTATCACACGGGCATCGTGGTCGGACACACCGTCAAGGGGGCGTGGCGCTACCAGGAAAACAACTGGGTATCCCGCGGCGGCGACACCGTCTACGAGGTCTCCGGCTCCAGGCACACCCCGGAGAGCCTGGAGGACACCGAGGTGTTCTTCTTCATCGTCGGTGAGCTGCTGTTCATCGACGAGAACAACACGATCTTGTGGCAGGAGAACCACAAGACCTCCGTGGCGCGGTACCTCGATTACTGTGCTGCCCACGGCATCCCGGCCCGCGACCTGACGACCTGGGACGCCTGACGGGATCCGCAGGCCCGCCGGCGCCCCAGCGGGCGGGCCGGGGGATCTAGGCCGGGATGGCGGCCTGCGCTGAGAACAGATATTTGGTCGAAGGCGGGTTCGGTACCTAGGCCCCATGTTTGGCGTCCGCACAGCAAGCGATAACGTCTTGACATCCAACGATGGAGGTGGGGCATGGCCGGGCAGATCCCGCTGGTCGACTATCTGGTGCTGGACGGCGACAATCCGCATTTGGTCGCGCAGGAGTGCGCCGGTTGCGGGGCCCGATTCTTCGACCGCCGCAATGCGTGCGCGAACTGCTTCGCCACCGAGTTCACCTCCGTGCCGGTCGCGACCGAGGGCACGGTGCGTGCGTTCACCATCGTCACGTTCGCGGCACCCGGGATTCCGACACCGTTTGTGGCCGCCGTGGTCGACTGCGACGGCACCCATGTTCGCGCCAACCTGGTCAACGTCAAGCCCGATCCCGAACACGTTTACGACGGCATGCGAGTGCGTCTCGTTACCCAGCCGATCGGTACCGACTCCGAGGGTACGGAAGCCATCGGGTTCGGCTTCGAGCCAGTGAACAAGGAGCAGTGATGAGCGCAAGTGACGACATCTGGATCCTCGGCATCCACATGACCAAGTTCGGCAAGCACCCCCAACTCGACACGATCGATCTGGCGGCCGAAGCCGCGATGGGCGCGCTGTCGGACGCGGGCGTCACCATGGCGGACATCGGTGTGCTCGCCGCAGGCAGCTTGATGAATGCGAATGCCAGTATCGGCCAGCAGCTTCAGAAGCAGATCGGCCAGACGGGGATTCCGGTCTACAA
Protein-coding regions in this window:
- a CDS encoding WS/DGAT/MGAT family O-acyltransferase, with the translated sequence MDLMSPIESMMLLAESPGQPMHVAGLQLFKTPEGAGSEFVRNYVRALRSCDEVQPLFRKHPTTVPGGRNAIWSSAPDVDLDYHVRHSALPGPGRVRELLELTSRLHSGVLDRHRPLWETHVVEGLNDGRFAVYTKIHHGLVDGISTINFLQNALAADELDRTVRAPWASPINAGERTDAPSRWQTLGGAIKSVPRLGTSTLGLARAALLEQQLTLPFRAPRTRLNVPIGGARRCAAQSWSLQRVKDVKNAAGVTVNDVVLAMCAGALRAYLADQDALPEKPLVAMVPVSLRGADEAAGGNAVGAVLANLATHLDDPAQRLDTISTCMRNNKAVLAQLPRQQAMALGMMLLSPVVLGGVMGTAAGPPPFNVCISNVPGARKPLYANGAQLQGSYPMSIAANGQALNITLVSSGDRLDFGLVGCRRAVPHLQRLLDHLETSLKDLERVVGV
- a CDS encoding Zn-ribbon domain-containing OB-fold protein, translating into MAGQIPLVDYLVLDGDNPHLVAQECAGCGARFFDRRNACANCFATEFTSVPVATEGTVRAFTIVTFAAPGIPTPFVAAVVDCDGTHVRANLVNVKPDPEHVYDGMRVRLVTQPIGTDSEGTEAIGFGFEPVNKEQ
- a CDS encoding PucR family transcriptional regulator — its product is MELAWEPLREPGAEDVWKMLLRPIAAEMRTGAVELAELAVARVQAEMPMLFPDPQSVPENVVSTAASIRQLADIIDVAGDPRTVELPAPTVALARAGVQRQIPLASLMRFYRVTHELLWQWMWDRITTAAIGQKQQAEALRLVSNWMFGYVDAALNRAEQAYEAERESWLRNTAAARTDAIADILSRRERDPQRASKRLRYDVNRYHVGVVAWVDAIPDSGDAQSMLSEALTILGREMGGETTLIHPAGSLAAFGWFSRQSAFDASAFADVADGVGGPGLPDGVRVGIGEAGHGLQGFRSTHLEASSARRVASLAGTRAGALTRYRDVAIPALASCDAQQAASFVLRVLGPLAADDEATYRVAMTLSVYLQENRSRSRAAKRLTVHPNTISYRVDQAQMILGRSIDTDTLDLAMALLLLPMLPGLVAEASPRPHAL
- a CDS encoding 2,4'-dihydroxyacetophenone dioxygenase family protein codes for the protein MQTLQELDVNYMSGADNPWIPFIPLSDQVFLKYWKIDPVRGEIVVSMKFPAGLELASHYHTGIVVGHTVKGAWRYQENNWVSRGGDTVYEVSGSRHTPESLEDTEVFFFIVGELLFIDENNTILWQENHKTSVARYLDYCAAHGIPARDLTTWDA
- a CDS encoding oxygenase MpaB family protein; this encodes MTATRDLAEPDVSAPIDAPIELVPPDSITAEHTGRWTFLMLEGAAFMMQAMHPVIGEMVGRYSAAFHGDPAGRAIRSVDSVLRWTYGLTEAAAEGDRVRAMHQPITMKSARTGKQISALNPEAYQWVIATGYIGYVQAGRLLIGREFTDAEKDELLRDNRRLARLLHVPMRGYPESQQEMADYYESMIDKLQGTPEALQLIHDLKTGQVDLPPFVPKPLVPLARTALRPALRFNYLSVVGLLDPRLRKKLGVTWSAKEERELTRTYAVIRNAYRVLPDRLTYFPLAYHARKHHQCLEKMKRRQEKSFAYHLPKDPPKAR
- a CDS encoding TetR/AcrR family transcriptional regulator, which translates into the protein MVAKIIGTTASLLRRYAPEQITTNLIAEKAGVSKGSIYQYFPNKEEIIKAAIERLAAEQAPAIEEMLRAITLERPESAIESSIDMLIDYTIANRRLFRYLAERPDHIRTFDSISGLNATLLTMTRMHMNHYRSQYRDELSPSALAWLFFNMAVATTMRYIESDDPIRLDELRAGLKFASAGLLAGRRD